One genomic window of Plasmodium coatneyi strain Hackeri chromosome 12, complete sequence includes the following:
- a CDS encoding Early transcribed membrane protein, with translation MKITKVLYLIAALLAVNFIAPSFYNNVVEAKKAGGYKNLSPAERKKRNQKIMMISSIASGIAVLLGTALGLGIHYKSSGSNNKRGATTVPSPRKEPLLGGQNQKPQQQQPPRKTY, from the coding sequence atgaaaatcaCTAAAGTATTATACCTCATTGCTGCTTTGTTAGCAGTCAACTTCATTGCCCCAAGCTTCTACAATAATGTTGTCGAAGCAAAGAAAGCCGGTGGATACAAGAATTTATCTCCAgctgaaagaaaaaagagaaaccaAAAGATCATGATGATCTCCTCCATTGCTTCTGGTATTGCCGTACTCCTCGGTACTGCCTTAGGCTTAGGTATCCACTACAAGAGCAGTGGCAGTAACAACAAAAGAGGAGCAACTACCGTCCCATCCCCAAGAAAAGAGCCATTACTTGGTGGCCAGAACCAAaaaccacaacaacaacaacctcCCAGAAAAACCTACTA